The segment TGGCAAACGACCCTCTTCCTCCCCCAATATCGTCTGGATTTTGTGCTTTTAAATCCGGCGGAATGCGGCCAAAAATTCCATTACGGCTCCATTCGGCTTGAGACATTTGGCGTTTCAAGCCAGAAAACCAAAATTACCCAGAGAGCCTATTTCGATTTCTTTGGAGTATCTTTTTGGGTAAATTACCCCTGGTACGGCGGCATGAAACACTTTTTAAGATACACTGCCCGCTGGGAACAAGACACCGTTTTGCGCTTAAAACCAAAATATATTCAAAAAAGTGCACAATAACCGCGATAAAAATTGACATGATACTGAAGTATGCTATAATTCGTATACAAAAGTGAATAATTATTGCCCGATTTTCCTGGTGGCGCAACGCTCACTGATCTTTAGCTTTAATTATAAGTCATTGTAATTAATTTATAACTATATTAAAAGCATCTGAAATCGGGCTCGATGACGGCGCTAAAAGCATTTACGCATAATCAGATAAATACATTTTATAGCTGCGTCAAGGTGTATGAAAATGGATAAAATAGCAAAAGATGCCGGCATTTCCATTGATCGATTGAAAGAAATATCCACCTGGGTATCATCGGTACAAGATCTGGATCAGCTGCTGGAGCTGATCATCGAAACCGCCACGCGGATGATGGATGCCAAAGCCAGTTCGCTGTTGCTGCTAGACCCCAAAACCCAAAGGTTGTACTTTAAAGTCGCCACCGGTGAAAAAAAAGATGACGTCAAGCAGTTTGAGATCGAAATGGGACAAGGCATTGCTGGATATGTGGCCCAGACCGGTGAACCGTTGCTCATACCCAATGTATCCGAGGACCCGCGCTGGTACAAAGAAATCAGCGAAAGTATTGGATTTGAAACACGCTCCATTGCCTGTGTTCCCTTGAAGGTCAAAGGCGAAACCATCGGAGTGGTTGAAATCATCGATAAGGCCGACGGCAGCGCAATTACGGGCGAAGATTTAAAGATCTTATCGGTTTTTGCTGAACTTGCAGCCGTTGGGATCGGCAATGCCCGCAAAATCGAACATGATAAAAAGGAAATCAGAGATCTCAAAGAAGAGCTGGATTTGAAATACGAACTGATCGGTGAAAGCACAGCCCTCAGAAAAGTCATCTCCGATGCCGTTAAGGTCGCAAATTCCAAGGCCAGCACTTTAATCTTGGGAGAAAGTGGTACGGGTAAAGAGCTACTGGCACGGCTGATTCACCGCGCGGGTGCTCGCAAAGATGAGCCCATGATCGTTCTCAATTGCGCAGCGCTGCCGGAGACGTTGCTTGAAGACGAGCTTTTTGGTCATGAAAAAGGCGCCTATACCGGTGCAACCGGTCGCAAAATTGGTAAATTCGAGCTTGCAGATAAAGGGACTATTTTTTTGGATGAAATCGGTGAAATGAGCCCCGGTATGCAATCCAAACTGCTTCGCATTTTGCAGGAAGGCGTTTTTTATCGGGTTGGCGGAAACAAATCCATACCCGTGGATGTGCGGGTCATCGCAGCCACGAATCGCAATATTGCCGAAGAAGTAGCAGAAAGCCGTTTTCGCGAAGACCTATACTACCGGCTCAATGTCGTTCAGATTCATATGCCGCCAATAAGGGAGCGCAAAGATGATATCCCCTTGCTGGCTGAATACTTTTTAGGCATCTTCAAGCGCGAACGGGGTGTGTCGAATTTGTCCATATCCAAAAGTGCCATGAATGCCATGGTTCAATATGACTGGCCCGGCAATGTGCGCGAGATGAAAAATGCTATTGAAAGAGCGGTTGTCATGGGAAACGGTGGCGCAGTGATGCCTGAAGATCTGCCGCAATTTGCTGCCAAACCCAGCTATCCGGGCATGAAGGTTGGATTGACATTAAAAGAAGCCACCGACATGTTCAAAAAGGAGTTTATTGCGTTGAATCTCCGGCATACCGGTGGAAATAGAAGTGTGGCAGCCAAAACCATGAATATTCAAAGAACCTATCTGTCGCGCCTCATCAGCCGCTATGAACTGCTGGATAAATGAAACTGTTTTGCAAACGCGGAATTCGTGCTATGCTGTGCTCAGATCTGAACTTATAATCGCTGATATGAAACCCGCCCTTTTATCAAACAAGCCCCCCATCGCCTGATAAAGGCAGGACCAGATGGAAAAATACAACATTTTACTGGTAGATGATGACCCCTTTATTCTGGAAGGCATCGGTGCGGACCTTGAAAACCAGGGCTTTAATTTGACAGAAGCCAGCAGCGGTGACCTTGCGCTGGAATTGCTGAGCCAAACCCAATTTGATTTGGTGATTACCGATTTGGTCATGGAAAATGTCGATGGCATTCAGGTGCTGAAAAAAGCCAAAGCGGTCAATCCGGAAACAATGGTCATCATCTTGACCGGCTATGGCAATATGACATCGGCCATTGAAGCCTTGCGCCACGAGGCCGATGATTATCTGCTGAAACCCTGTGAATCGGCTGTTATGCTGCACCGCATCCATCAATGCCAGGAAAAAGCCGCACTGCGCCAACGATTAAAAATATATCAAAAATTGTTGCCCATGTGCTGCGTATGTAAAAAAATCAGAGACGACCGCCAGACGGCGCCCGGTAAGGGGCAATGGGTTGCGGTCGAACAATTTATTCATGATAAAGCCAAGCTGGATATCACATCAAGCTATTGCCCCGATTGCGCCCAGCAGACCATGGATGCCTTCACCCACCACACGGCAAACCCGTCTAAAAAATAGACACCCGTAATAAATTCGGTTAAGCCCGTTACCCGGATGTCCGCCTTAAGTAGGCTGTCCCGTTGGCCGGTTATTGAGAAATAACATTTGATATTATTCCATTTCAAACAGGCGCAATCCCTTTTTACGTGAAAACGGGCAAACCAGATAGCAGACGGGTTAATCCTATGCTTCGTTTCGGCTTTGTGTGTTTTTTAAGGATGCTTTAATAAAATCTCTAAATAACGGATGGGGCGTCATGGGCCGTGATTTGAATTCGGGATGAAATTGGCACCCAAGAAACCAGGGGTGATTATTGACTTCGATGATCTCGACCAGTTCTCCATTGGGTGATGTACCGCTGATGACCATTCCGCTGGCTTTGAGTTGATCCAGAAATTCATTGTTGAATTCGTAGCGGTGACGGTGCCGTTCAGAAATTTCCGTCTTTTGATAAGCCTTAAAGGCTAAAGAATTTTGGTCAATTCGACAACTGTATGCACCCAGTCGCATGGTGGCGCCTTTATCCGATAAATCATCCCGTCGCTGGACAGTCTGACTGCGTTCATCAAACCATTCGCGCATCAGATAGATAACCGGATAGGGTGTATCGAAATTAAATTCAGAGCTGTTGGCCGCTTCCAATGAGGCCACATGGCGCGCAAACTCAATTACAGCAATCTGCATGCCCAAGCAAATGCCAAAATAGGGGACGTTGTTCACCCGTGCAAAATGGGCCGCACATATTTTTCCCTCAACACCGCGCTCCCCGAATCCGCCGGGCACCAAAATTCCATCTGCATCGGCCAGCAACTGATCGCAACTTCCGCCATCTAATTTCTCGGAATCGACAAAATTCAGATTCACCTTGCAATCGTTGGCAATGCCCCCGTGATAAAGTGCTTCATTGAGGCTTTTGTAGGATTCAGTCAAATCGACGTATTTGCCCACGACCGCAATGGTCACCGTATGTCTGGGGGCTTTAATTTTTTTGACCAGCTCTTCCCAGTTGTCTAATTGCGGGTTGCGTGTCCAGATATTGAGCAGCTCAATAATTTTATCATCCAACCCTTCTTGGTGAAAGATCAAGGGCACCTCATAAATGTGATCGACATCTTTGGCCGTAATGACTTCGTCAACGCTGACATTGCAAAAAAGTGCGATCTTGGCCTTGATATCTTTGGAAAGGAATCGATCCGTGCGGCACAACAGAATATCAGGCTGGATACCGATGCTTCGCAGCTCTTTGACACTGTGCTGTGTCGGCTTGGTTTTGACTTCACCGGCGGTGCCGATATAGGGCACCAGGGTCAGGTGAATATACAGCGAATTTTCCTTGCCCACATCCGCTCTGAACTGCCGAATGGCCTCCAGAAAAGGCAGGCTTTCAATATCGCCAATTGTTCCACCGATTTCGACAATGACCACATCCACATCTTTGGCTGCTAATTTAACACTGTTTTTAATTTCGTCTGTGATGTGGGGAATAACCTGCACCGTTCCGCCCAGATAGTCCCCTCTGCGCTCCTTTTGAATGACGGAATGGTAAATTTTACCGGTTGTAAAATTGTTGTCTTTTCCCATCCGTGCGTGGGTGAAACGCTCATAATGTCCCAGATCAAGGTCGGTTTCGGTGCCGTCATCAGTGACAAACACTTCGCCATGCTGAAACGGGTTCATTGTCCCCGGATCCACATTGATATAGGGATCCAACTTTTGGATAGTCACGGATAGACCCCGGCTTTCAAGCAAGGCCCCGATTGCAGCTGATGCGAGTCCTTTGCCAAGAGATGAAAGTACACCGCCGGTTACAAAAATATACTTTGTTTCCTTTGCCATCTTCTCCCCTCATTCGGTTTCATCGGTCAAAACAGTTGACTGTTACAACCACTTTAAACAATGCATCTCCCGGTAAAAAAAGAGAAAAAGCCCTTTGTGCGACGCCCAAAGGGCCTTTTCATCCGTGCTAACTTTAAATTTTGACATAAAGCAGATTTTTAAAATGTTCGCTGCCTTTCACGTAAGGTAGGAATCGCAAATGCGATCTGTTTTTAATTTAGTAGTGTCTCAAATGAGCGATCAAATTGCAATATAAAATTTGCCCTGCGGTGCCGCTCAGATGCAGAAAGGTTTGACACCACAGGGCCTGAGCCCGGATTTAGATATGGCAAACGCCGCTGTGGCTGTGGTTTTTATTCGAATATTCTTTTAAAGTCCTGGATCGTTTTTTCAACCTCACTTAAACCTTCCTGGTTACCGGAATATTCTGGTACTTGATCCGATTGGCGGTATTCAGACATCAGGCGAGAAATGTCAAATATTTCTGCTGAAAAAGCGGTATGGATTTGATACTGTTGAACTTCAATCGCCCGCACGCGGATGCCATCCTGAATAAATTCAATTTGCATCGGATACAATGTGTTTTCGATTTTTTGCCAGTCCGTGTATCGAATTTCCAGCATACCGGTGCGGTTGTCGTGGACAGAGGGAATCACCATGCGCAGAGGGTAAAAGGTTTCTTTATCGATCCAAACCTGAGGAACGGTCTCATCGGGGAATTCTGCCCCAATCACCAGCGCAAGCTGTTCATCGTATTTTCCCAGGCTGGAGACGGTGACATCAATGCCCAGGGTCATCAATCGGGCTTCAAGCGTTTCGCGGGAGCGATACAGCAACAGATCCTTGTAGAGGTCAAAGCGCGACTCTGTAAAATTGGCAATAACGCCGTCAATCACCGTAATGGACTGCCCCTGATTATAAACATAAATGCGCTGGTTTGTATCAGAGACAATATCCGATCGAAACGCCTTTGAAAAAACATATCGAATGGACTCTTCCAGTTGGATGGGTTGGGGTTCGACAGATGTTGGGGCAGTGTCGGATAACTCCGTTGCCAGCCCGCTGGGCTGTCCGGCGGTATCGAGCTCAGCATCGGGATAGTCTTGTTGTTCCATGGCGTCAGGTTGCGGCGCAAAAGGGTAAAAGATAACGCGCTGTGAAATGAAAAGGCTCTCAGCCGGTCCCAGTTTATCGGTCATCAGCTGGATGATATGAGGTCCTTGCAGGACGTATGAATGCGCATTGAATAGCAAAAACGCCGTGAGCGTTAAGCTGATGATCGTCGCGACCATAATTTTTGGATAGGCTGTCATAGGTGTTAAAATATTTCACTGGAGAAAAACGCTGCCATGCCGAGTTCCTCCTCAATTCGAATCAACTGGTTATATTTTGCCACGCGATCGCTACGGGACATGGAGCCCGTTTTTATCTGGCCGCCGTTAACACCTACCACCAAGTCGGCAATAAAAGTGTCTTCTGTTTCACCGGACCGGTGCGAAATAACAGTCGTGTATCCCACCTGCTTGGCCAGCTCGATGGCGTCCAGCGTTTCGGTAACCGTTCCGATTTGATTCAATTTTATCAATATCGAATTGGCAATGCCCTGCTCGATGCCCTTGTTGAAAATTTTCGGGTTGGTCACAAATATATCATCACCGACGATTTGTATCCGGCTTTCGAGTCGATCAGTCATAATCTTCCAGCCATCCCAATCGCCTTCGGCAAGACCGTCTTCAATCGACAATATCGGATATTTATCAATGAGCTTTTCATAATAATCGATCATCTGCTGGGCATTCAGCTTTTTGTTTTCAGAAGCGAGGATATATTTACCCCCCTTATAAATCTCACTCGCAGCCACATCCAGCGCCAGACCGATATCTTTTCCGGGTTTATACCCGGCCGTTTCAATGGCCTGCAAAATATTTAAAATGGCATCCTCATTAGATTCCAGATCGGGAGCGAAACCCCCTTCGTCCCCAACCGCAGTACTGAGACCACGATCGGCAAGTATCTTTTTTAGATGCTGAAAAATTTCAGCACCCATCTGAATGGCTTGAGCTATGGATTTCGCGCCGAAGGGTACGATCATAAATTCCTGGACGTCCAGATTGTTGGCCGCATGTGCTCCGCCATTGATGATATTCATCATTGGAACCGGCATGTAGCGGGCATTGATACCTCCCAAATAACGGTAAAGCGGTTGTCCGTATGCCGCCGCGGCAGCCCGCGCAGCAGCCATCGATACGCCCAGTATGGCGTTGGCACCCAGCTTTGACTTATTGGGTGTACCGTCAAGCTCAAGCATTCGTTGGTCTAAAGCGGCCTGATCACTGGCATCCATGCCGCTGATGACGGGTGCAATAAGGGTGACAACATTTTTGACAGCCGCGGTCACGCCCTTGCCCCCGTAACGTTTGGATCTTTTGTCTCGCAGCTCCAGTGCTTCCCTCTTTCCGGTAGAAGCACCTGAGGGCACAGCGGCTCTGCCTACTGCACCACAGGCGAGCATCACATCCACTTCTACAGTCGGATTCCCTCTTGAATCCAGGATTTGTCTTGCTTTTACGTCAATGATTTCAGTCATATCGATCTCCCCCCTTTGGCAGCCTCAACCAGCCTCTAGACAATTCAATCCATGGGCGAAAGCTGCGGGAACCCGCCAGCAGAGTATGGATGTTGCCGCCCAACCCCTGGCAAGCATCGGATGCCAGATCTGGCATGTGGTGAACGGGTTTTGTTAAGGTGCGCTTAGGTCGACTCGGCCCCATGGTGAAATTCAAAAGGACCTTGCCATGTTGCTTGACAAATACAAATGAAATGTTACTCTGCAACAGCGTTGATGTCAAGTCAGGCCGAATTGAATACAAGGCGCTTTATATTGTCTAAAAGATCCGTGCGCTATGGAAGAAAAAGGTAAAGATTTATATGTAACAGCCCACCTTTTTGTCGCTGCTGTACGGGTGTGCGAACATCAAATGGGCACACCGCCGACAATTGGAGATATATCTCAACTTCTGACCATGTCGATGGAGCGCAGTAATTATGTTTGCAGAAAACTGAAAGAACTGGGCGTTATCGACAGCGTTGAGGGCTCATTTGGCAACCGCTTGTTCGTGTGCGATCATTTAAAAATTGAGGAAATTCCACGTGATGCGGATGGAAAGCAATTAGAAGCGGAGCTGAATAAATTTAAGGAATCCCAAAAGGCGCTATCCGATAAAATTGAAACCATTCAGGCAAAGCAGGCCCAAAAGAAAAAAGACCTCTTTGCCGAAATGGAAAAAAAGCTTAAACAGGAGCTGGATAAAAAAACTTAGTGTTTAATGCTCTCCTCGCGTATCGTCAGCTGTACCCTTTCAGGGTTGTCGGTTTGCTGTTGCAAGGCACCATACCGAGTTCTGGGCTAAGGGAATGTTTCTTCTTTCGGACATGGCAAGCCAAGCCAACTATCAAATATCATGATGATTTTTTGCTTGACATAAAATTGCCTTTATCATTAAGCTTATTGCAATAGCCATCCCATTTGTATTATTTTCAAATACATAAAATAATCTATACAAGCGAAATGCAATGACCCATCACCGTTGACCATGTGCGGCAACGAAATGTGCGGTCAAACGAATTAGCCTTATACACAGCTATGAATGGAACGCCATATGGATATTGGTAGACCTGAGCAACCAGAGATTTTTTATCGCAAAACCCATCGCAAGGATCATGACCAAGTTGCCCTTGATGCGGATATGATACGCTTGTTGATCGCTATCGATGATAAGAAGACACTATCTCAGATCGCTGCGGAAGTTCAGATGGAACCAGCAGCCCTCAAAAAGAACCTGGGAAAGCTGATTCAATTGGGGCTGGTTGAACCGATCAAAAAAGACCTGCCCGTATTGGATAAAATCTTTTTGCAGGCATTGAATATTAATTTGTCCAAAGCCATCGGTCCGATGGCTGAATTTTTGATTGAAGAGGTCGCATCGGAAATGGAAATAACCGACCCCGGCATACCCGTACATCAGGCAGCTGAAATGATTACCACCCTTTCTCATGAAATACCGGACCCTGAAAAACGGATTGAATTTAAAAAATCCATGATGGATATTCTCAATAAAAAGCGAATCTATACGGAGGTGCCCAAACCATGATGGACATTATTTGTGATGAATGCGGGAAAAAATATCGCGTTGATGATACGAAGATGAAAGGCCAAAAAGCCAAGGTTAAGTGCAAGGCCTGTAATAACATCATGGTTGTCACCAAACCCGCACCTGAAGTCCCTGCAGAACCGCCTGTGGCGCCTGAAATACCCGAGGAACAACCTCCTCCGGTGCCCCCGCCGACACCTGAGCAGGCCGCTGAACGACCCGCATCGCTGCGCCCGGATGCCGAAAATTTGCAGCGCGAAACAGCGCCGATTTATGGCGGGCAAAAAGTGCGTTTTGGACTATTCGGTAAAATTATTACCGTTATGCTGATCGTCAGCTTATTGCCTTTTGTTATATTTTGGGGAATCACCCTGCGGGAGACCAACGAACGGATTCGCACCGATACGGAAGCCTTGATGGCGCAAACCGCCTCGGGTTTGGAAAATCAAATTAACGGATGGATTAATAACAACGTTGCTATCTTGCGGACGGCAGCAAAGCTGCCCGAAATCAAATCCATGGATGGCATATTGCAAAAGCCCATTTTGGAGACCATCCAAAAGCAATACCCGTGGATGTATCTGGTGTTTACCGTAGGAACCGACGGGTTCAATGTGGCCCGCAGTGACGACGTGCCCCTTAAAGATTATTCTGACCGACAATATTACAAAGATGTCATAAGAGGTAAGGGCCTCAGCTGGCAGACGTTGATTGGCAAAACATCTAAAAAACCGGCCTTGGTATTGTCAGTACCCATTCAAATGGCCGACCAGACCGTTGGTGTTATGGCGGCCGCTATGACCATAGATGACATTTCCAAAAGTATCGCCACCTGGAAAAAAGGAAAAACCGGCTACGCATTTTTAGTGGATGAAAAAGGATACGTGGTCGC is part of the Desulfobacterales bacterium genome and harbors:
- a CDS encoding sigma 54-interacting transcriptional regulator, whose protein sequence is MDKIAKDAGISIDRLKEISTWVSSVQDLDQLLELIIETATRMMDAKASSLLLLDPKTQRLYFKVATGEKKDDVKQFEIEMGQGIAGYVAQTGEPLLIPNVSEDPRWYKEISESIGFETRSIACVPLKVKGETIGVVEIIDKADGSAITGEDLKILSVFAELAAVGIGNARKIEHDKKEIRDLKEELDLKYELIGESTALRKVISDAVKVANSKASTLILGESGTGKELLARLIHRAGARKDEPMIVLNCAALPETLLEDELFGHEKGAYTGATGRKIGKFELADKGTIFLDEIGEMSPGMQSKLLRILQEGVFYRVGGNKSIPVDVRVIAATNRNIAEEVAESRFREDLYYRLNVVQIHMPPIRERKDDIPLLAEYFLGIFKRERGVSNLSISKSAMNAMVQYDWPGNVREMKNAIERAVVMGNGGAVMPEDLPQFAAKPSYPGMKVGLTLKEATDMFKKEFIALNLRHTGGNRSVAAKTMNIQRTYLSRLISRYELLDK
- a CDS encoding response regulator is translated as MEKYNILLVDDDPFILEGIGADLENQGFNLTEASSGDLALELLSQTQFDLVITDLVMENVDGIQVLKKAKAVNPETMVIILTGYGNMTSAIEALRHEADDYLLKPCESAVMLHRIHQCQEKAALRQRLKIYQKLLPMCCVCKKIRDDRQTAPGKGQWVAVEQFIHDKAKLDITSSYCPDCAQQTMDAFTHHTANPSKK
- a CDS encoding CTP synthase codes for the protein MAKETKYIFVTGGVLSSLGKGLASAAIGALLESRGLSVTIQKLDPYINVDPGTMNPFQHGEVFVTDDGTETDLDLGHYERFTHARMGKDNNFTTGKIYHSVIQKERRGDYLGGTVQVIPHITDEIKNSVKLAAKDVDVVIVEIGGTIGDIESLPFLEAIRQFRADVGKENSLYIHLTLVPYIGTAGEVKTKPTQHSVKELRSIGIQPDILLCRTDRFLSKDIKAKIALFCNVSVDEVITAKDVDHIYEVPLIFHQEGLDDKIIELLNIWTRNPQLDNWEELVKKIKAPRHTVTIAVVGKYVDLTESYKSLNEALYHGGIANDCKVNLNFVDSEKLDGGSCDQLLADADGILVPGGFGERGVEGKICAAHFARVNNVPYFGICLGMQIAVIEFARHVASLEAANSSEFNFDTPYPVIYLMREWFDERSQTVQRRDDLSDKGATMRLGAYSCRIDQNSLAFKAYQKTEISERHRHRYEFNNEFLDQLKASGMVISGTSPNGELVEIIEVNNHPWFLGCQFHPEFKSRPMTPHPLFRDFIKASLKNTQSRNEA
- the eno gene encoding phosphopyruvate hydratase; translation: MTEIIDVKARQILDSRGNPTVEVDVMLACGAVGRAAVPSGASTGKREALELRDKRSKRYGGKGVTAAVKNVVTLIAPVISGMDASDQAALDQRMLELDGTPNKSKLGANAILGVSMAAARAAAAAYGQPLYRYLGGINARYMPVPMMNIINGGAHAANNLDVQEFMIVPFGAKSIAQAIQMGAEIFQHLKKILADRGLSTAVGDEGGFAPDLESNEDAILNILQAIETAGYKPGKDIGLALDVAASEIYKGGKYILASENKKLNAQQMIDYYEKLIDKYPILSIEDGLAEGDWDGWKIMTDRLESRIQIVGDDIFVTNPKIFNKGIEQGIANSILIKLNQIGTVTETLDAIELAKQVGYTTVISHRSGETEDTFIADLVVGVNGGQIKTGSMSRSDRVAKYNQLIRIEEELGMAAFFSSEIF
- a CDS encoding cache domain-containing protein; amino-acid sequence: MMDIICDECGKKYRVDDTKMKGQKAKVKCKACNNIMVVTKPAPEVPAEPPVAPEIPEEQPPPVPPPTPEQAAERPASLRPDAENLQRETAPIYGGQKVRFGLFGKIITVMLIVSLLPFVIFWGITLRETNERIRTDTEALMAQTASGLENQINGWINNNVAILRTAAKLPEIKSMDGILQKPILETIQKQYPWMYLVFTVGTDGFNVARSDDVPLKDYSDRQYYKDVIRGKGLSWQTLIGKTSKKPALVLSVPIQMADQTVGVMAAAMTIDDISKSIATWKKGKTGYAFLVDEKGYVVAHPNRQYVAKRKNLNSHPLIANYRKKGWTTITTRFNNANGKPALGHVRSNNYGWALAMQQEDGEVFAALDRMQKFALTLLGCTILLVSVIAWFSARAIVTPVMKLTDAAERMSLGELNVKIDIKSKDEIGLLAQAIGRMQTSLRLAMNRLRRKR